One Anomaloglossus baeobatrachus isolate aAnoBae1 unplaced genomic scaffold, aAnoBae1.hap1 Scaffold_580, whole genome shotgun sequence DNA window includes the following coding sequences:
- the LOC142284812 gene encoding LOW QUALITY PROTEIN: uncharacterized protein LOC142284812 (The sequence of the model RefSeq protein was modified relative to this genomic sequence to represent the inferred CDS: inserted 2 bases in 1 codon), translated as MAAIQTDSHSTVLDSSKRCTSPGLMGPVLILFVTPVEKPFSCSECGKCFIQKSELVVHQRYHTGEKPFSCSECGKCFIQKSDLVVHQRSHTGEKPFSCSECGKCFIHKSYLVRHQKNHTGEKPFSCPECGKCFIQKSELVVHQRYHTGEKPFSCSECGKCFIQKSDLVVHQRSHTGEKPFSCSECGKCFIRKSKLVMHQRSHTGEKPFSCSECGKCFIHISDLGRHQRSHTGEKPFSCSECGKCFISKSNLVVHQRSHTGEKPFSCSECGKCFIRKSELVVHQRDHTGEKPFSCSECGKCFIQKSDLVVHQRSHTGEKPFSCSECGKCFIRKSELVVHQRDHTGEKPFSCSECGKCFIQKSDLVVHQRSHTGEKPFSCSECGKCFIRKSELVVHQRGHTGEKPFSCSECGKCFIHKSDLVVHQRSHTGEKPFSCSECGKCFIQKSDLVVHQRGHTGEKQFSCSECGKCFIHKSYLVRHQKNHTGEKPFSCPECGKCFTWKSGLVYHQKNHTXNKPFLCSECGKCNSQKSDLVKHVKRLHWEGTFFHVNNLNI; from the exons ATGGCGGCAATCCAAACGGACAGTCACAGCACAGTTTTGGACAGTTCTAAAAGGTGCACGTCACCCGGTttaatgggtccagtccttatcctgttcgtgacgccag tggagaagccattttcatgttcagaatgtgggaaatgttttattcagaaatcggaacttgttgtgcatcaaagatatcacacaggggagaagccattttcatgttcagaatgtgggaaatgttttattcagaaatctgatcttgttgtgcatcaaagatctcacacaggggagaagccattttcatgttcagagtgtgggaaatgttttattcataaatcataccttgttagacatcagaaaaatcacacaggggagaagccattttcatgtccagaatgtggtaaatgttttattcagaaatcggaacttgttgtgcatcaaagatatcacacaggggagaagccattttcatgttcagaatgtgggaaatgttttattcagaaatcggatcttgttgtgcatcaaagatctcacacaggggagaagccattttcatgttcagagtgtgggaagtgttttattcggaaatcaaaacttgttatgcatcaaagatctcacacaggggagaagccattttcatgttcagaatgtgggaaatgttttattcatataTCAGATCTtggtaggcatcaaagatctcacacaggggagaagccattttcatgttcagaatgtgggaaatgttttatttcgaAATcgaatcttgttgtgcatcaaagatctcacacaggggagaagccattttcatgttcagagtgtgggaagtgttttattcggaaatcagaacttgttgtgcatcaaagagatcacacaggggagaagccattttcatgttcagaatgtgggaaatgttttattcagaaatcggatcttgttgtgcatcaaagatctcacacaggggagaagccattttcatgttcagagtgtgggaagtgttttattcggaaatcagaacttgttgtgcatcaaagagatcacacaggggagaagccattttcatgttcagaatgtgggaaatgttttattcagaaatcggatcttgttgtgcatcaaagatctcacacaggggagaagccattttcatgttcagagtgtgggaagtgttttattcggaaatcagaacttgttgtgcatcaaagaggtcacacaggggagaagccattttcatgttcagaatgtgggaaatgttttattcataaatcggatcttgttgtgcatcaaagatctcacacaggggagaagccattttcatgttcagagtgtgggaaatgttttattcagaaatcggatcttgttgtgcatcaaagaggtcacacaggggagaagcaattttcatgttcagagtgtgggaaatgttttattcataaatcataccttgttagacatcagaaaaatcacacaggggagaagccattttcatgtccagaatgtggtaaatgttttacttggaaatcaggtcttgtttaccatcaaaaaaatcacac aaataaaccatttttatgttctgaatgtggaaaatgtaattctcagaaatcagatcttgttaaacatgtgaagaggcTGCactgggaaggaacctttttccatGTGAATAATTTAAatatttaa